Proteins from a single region of Limosilactobacillus fermentum:
- a CDS encoding XTP/dITP diphosphatase, translating into MLTLVVATNNPGKAREFQEMLAPMGIEVKTLADFPPFPIVEDGNSFEENALKKAQAAVSALNLPVVADDSGLMVDALDGEPGIHSARYAGDHNDAANNQKLLAKLAGVPDEERTAHFHTTIVGLKPNGAKLVANGQVNGHILHELTGTNGFGYDPLFYVDELATSMGNLTDEQKNAISHRGRALRALMADFKEWWEK; encoded by the coding sequence GTGTTAACACTCGTCGTTGCAACTAACAACCCCGGCAAGGCCCGGGAATTTCAAGAAATGCTCGCACCCATGGGGATCGAGGTCAAAACGTTGGCCGACTTCCCCCCATTTCCAATTGTCGAAGATGGAAACAGTTTTGAAGAAAACGCCCTAAAAAAGGCCCAGGCAGCCGTTTCAGCCCTCAACTTACCGGTGGTCGCCGACGACTCGGGCTTGATGGTTGACGCCTTAGACGGTGAGCCCGGGATTCACTCGGCGCGCTATGCCGGCGACCATAATGACGCCGCTAATAACCAAAAGCTCCTGGCCAAATTAGCTGGGGTACCGGATGAAGAGCGGACCGCCCATTTCCACACGACGATCGTGGGCCTAAAGCCAAACGGCGCCAAGCTAGTCGCCAACGGCCAAGTCAATGGTCACATTCTTCACGAATTAACCGGGACGAACGGCTTTGGCTACGACCCGCTCTTTTACGTTGACGAATTGGCAACGTCGATGGGGAACCTAACGGATGAACAAAAAAACGCCATTAGCCATCGGGGACGGGCGCTGCGGGCGTTGATGGCAGACTTTAAAGAATGGTGGGAGAAGTAA
- the trxA gene encoding thioredoxin, with product MSVHETSDATFEQDTATGVALIDFWATWCGPCRMQSPVIEALDQEMGEQVGFHKLDVDANHNVAEQFQIMSIPTLMITKDGQVVDQLIGYHSKEQVAQLLKQYL from the coding sequence ATGTCAGTACACGAAACAAGCGACGCCACTTTTGAACAAGACACGGCGACCGGCGTGGCCCTAATTGATTTTTGGGCGACCTGGTGTGGACCGTGCCGGATGCAGTCACCAGTTATTGAAGCCCTCGACCAGGAAATGGGGGAGCAAGTTGGTTTTCACAAGCTAGACGTGGACGCTAACCACAACGTGGCCGAACAGTTTCAGATCATGAGTATTCCCACCCTAATGATTACCAAGGACGGCCAGGTAGTCGACCAATTAATCGGCTACCACAGCAAAGAGCAGGTCGCCCAACTTTTAAAACAATACCTCTAG
- a CDS encoding YslB family protein, with the protein MTQTRYNHLINSHRGLGAATLRDIIIPALLGTETEGILYWIGKDLAREYPVATEEELIVLTNQLGMGELSLKKRSATQQIWELGGPIVDERLTLDKETTSFALEAGFLAQEIEFQLGSVAEAEVQERGRHTATFLVQNDPQDTSDSERTELVEFIHPQMPTTEEPTSKKRTGLFGRKKKK; encoded by the coding sequence ATGACCCAAACACGTTACAACCACCTCATTAACAGCCACCGGGGTCTTGGAGCCGCCACCCTGCGTGACATCATTATCCCCGCCCTTTTAGGAACCGAAACGGAGGGGATCCTCTACTGGATCGGTAAGGACCTGGCGCGTGAATACCCGGTTGCCACCGAAGAAGAACTGATCGTCTTAACTAACCAACTAGGCATGGGCGAATTAAGCCTGAAAAAACGGAGCGCCACCCAGCAAATTTGGGAGCTGGGCGGCCCCATCGTTGACGAGCGCTTGACCCTCGACAAGGAAACCACCTCCTTTGCCCTGGAAGCCGGCTTTTTAGCCCAGGAAATTGAATTCCAACTGGGCTCGGTTGCCGAAGCCGAGGTCCAAGAACGCGGCCGCCACACCGCCACCTTCCTGGTTCAAAACGACCCCCAAGACACCTCCGATTCCGAACGCACCGAACTCGTTGAATTCATCCACCCCCAAATGCCGACTACCGAAGAACCCACGTCCAAGAAGCGTACCGGCTTGTTTGGGCGAAAGAAAAAGAAATAG
- the murI gene encoding glutamate racemase: MDNRPIGVMDSGLGGLSVVRVIQQKLPNEEVIFVGDQGHFPYGTKDQAEVRQLALSIGAFLLKHDVKMMVVACNTATAAALPALQAVLPIPVIGVIEPGARAALAQDKKGPIGVIATTATTTAGAYPATIERLAPGTPVIAKATQPMVEIVEHGQTGTAKAQEVVSEQLMTFKEHPVKTLIMGCTHFPFLAPEISKAVGPTVALVDPAKETVATAKSWLEQHQAMGNHAHPNYHLYSTGNLPDLRAGVNKWLLSGHFDLGTAQIEEGD, encoded by the coding sequence ATGGACAATCGCCCAATTGGAGTGATGGATTCTGGCTTGGGGGGCCTTTCAGTCGTCCGGGTTATCCAGCAAAAACTACCCAACGAAGAGGTCATCTTCGTGGGCGACCAAGGTCACTTCCCGTACGGAACCAAGGATCAAGCGGAGGTCCGTCAACTGGCGCTTTCGATTGGTGCTTTTTTACTCAAGCATGACGTAAAGATGATGGTCGTGGCCTGCAATACGGCGACGGCGGCCGCACTGCCGGCCCTGCAAGCGGTGCTCCCAATTCCCGTAATTGGGGTCATTGAGCCCGGCGCCCGGGCGGCCCTGGCCCAGGATAAAAAGGGACCGATTGGGGTGATCGCCACCACGGCAACCACCACGGCCGGCGCCTACCCAGCTACGATCGAACGGCTAGCGCCGGGTACCCCGGTCATTGCAAAGGCCACCCAGCCAATGGTCGAAATCGTTGAGCACGGCCAGACCGGGACGGCAAAGGCCCAAGAAGTGGTTAGTGAACAGCTAATGACCTTTAAAGAGCACCCGGTAAAAACCCTGATTATGGGCTGCACCCACTTCCCGTTTTTGGCCCCGGAAATAAGTAAGGCGGTCGGACCAACGGTGGCCTTAGTCGACCCGGCTAAGGAAACGGTGGCCACGGCCAAGTCCTGGCTGGAACAGCACCAAGCAATGGGTAACCACGCCCACCCCAACTACCACCTATATTCAACGGGCAACCTCCCTGACTTAAGGGCCGGGGTGAATAAGTGGTTGTTGTCGGGGCACTTTGACTTAGGAACCGCCCAAATTGAAGAGGGGGATTAA
- a CDS encoding chloride channel protein, producing MQLRQQLQRNLPIIIATVVIGVIVGTSSALLSLFLDHVEHLFLGFQESNRMPVNLDASAIHRGLSVIAGGILAGFSWYLLQKKGYRPVGLAKAVEGQRMPLFRTLAHVLTQIFFVGTGGSIGRELAPREAGAAFAQKWEDFANQHPALTLEDDDKRLLVAAAAGAGFAGVYIAPITGAFFCMELLYKRITPRAIAVSLTMSSIATMIGALVKGYVPYYLVSDRELSLRLLPYVIVVAPLMGWLGHLFGRAIKACSAKRPHQVKLLVLFPIVGLVTGLVAAVYPQIMGNGRGLAQLAMSTTAPSRIAIVALFFGLVAKPIVTLMTIRFGGYGGVLTPSISIGASLGVLLGMVYAIIVPGIPLAQFAVVGAVAFLTSSQTAPLMALFMLFEVCHLASGSFLMLALAAGLSIAVNKWLSAASN from the coding sequence ATGCAACTCCGACAACAACTACAAAGGAACCTCCCGATTATTATTGCCACGGTGGTAATCGGGGTGATTGTGGGGACAAGTTCAGCCTTACTAAGTCTCTTTTTGGACCACGTTGAGCACCTTTTTTTGGGCTTTCAAGAGAGTAACCGGATGCCGGTGAACCTGGACGCCAGCGCTATTCACCGGGGCTTGTCGGTAATAGCGGGGGGGATCCTAGCTGGGTTCTCTTGGTACCTCCTACAAAAAAAGGGCTACCGTCCGGTGGGGCTAGCTAAGGCCGTGGAAGGACAACGGATGCCCCTTTTCCGCACCCTTGCCCACGTCTTAACCCAGATCTTCTTCGTTGGGACCGGGGGCTCAATTGGGCGTGAATTGGCACCACGGGAGGCCGGGGCCGCCTTTGCCCAGAAGTGGGAAGATTTTGCTAACCAACACCCCGCTTTAACACTGGAAGACGACGATAAACGCTTGTTGGTGGCGGCCGCTGCCGGAGCGGGCTTTGCCGGGGTCTACATCGCCCCGATTACCGGCGCCTTCTTTTGCATGGAACTACTCTACAAACGAATTACCCCACGGGCGATCGCCGTCTCGTTGACCATGTCTTCGATCGCCACCATGATTGGTGCTTTGGTCAAGGGTTACGTTCCTTACTACCTGGTCTCTGACCGGGAGCTTTCGTTACGCTTGCTCCCCTACGTTATCGTGGTCGCCCCGTTAATGGGGTGGTTAGGCCACCTCTTTGGGCGGGCGATCAAGGCTTGTAGCGCCAAGCGACCCCACCAAGTCAAACTATTGGTGCTCTTTCCAATCGTCGGCCTGGTGACCGGGTTAGTGGCCGCCGTTTACCCCCAAATCATGGGGAACGGGCGGGGGTTAGCCCAGTTGGCAATGTCGACGACGGCACCGAGCCGTATCGCCATCGTGGCCCTGTTCTTTGGTTTGGTGGCCAAACCAATCGTCACCCTGATGACGATTCGTTTTGGGGGCTACGGTGGGGTCTTGACCCCGTCCATTTCAATTGGTGCCTCACTGGGGGTCTTGCTAGGGATGGTGTACGCCATTATTGTGCCGGGCATCCCACTCGCCCAGTTCGCCGTGGTCGGGGCGGTCGCCTTTTTGACCTCCTCGCAAACGGCGCCTTTAATGGCCCTCTTTATGCTCTTTGAAGTTTGCCACCTGGCTAGCGGTTCCTTTTTGATGCTAGCGCTAGCGGCGGGTTTATCGATCGCCGTTAATAAGTGGCTGAGTGCGGCGAGCAACTAA